One region of Clostridiisalibacter paucivorans DSM 22131 genomic DNA includes:
- a CDS encoding elongation factor G-binding protein, producing the protein MKTFIKKQEYNHIKKCLYDLNNTFRNCIDINIIKANKEYIQDKILRIFPNLSEEEKNILDISKINEPLYIDKYLAELNKYVYGMPIITNAQINKLFKKEKKLKLPNLNAQNSKNVYLGWIDESIKKLFIAYNMNGNLIGMTCKIPNYSSSTSTHICSLCNHVGSNNEVAFVSSICRTSKGRYRSIGFDICLDSKKCNDRIVNVEKLEKILKNVNNRK; encoded by the coding sequence ATGAAAACTTTTATAAAAAAACAGGAGTATAATCATATAAAAAAATGTTTATATGATTTAAATAATACTTTTAGAAATTGCATAGATATTAATATTATTAAAGCAAATAAAGAGTATATACAGGATAAAATATTACGTATTTTTCCAAATTTATCTGAGGAAGAAAAAAATATACTTGATATTAGTAAAATAAATGAACCACTTTACATTGATAAATATTTAGCTGAGCTAAATAAATATGTATATGGTATGCCAATCATTACAAATGCACAAATTAATAAATTGTTTAAAAAAGAAAAGAAATTAAAGCTACCAAATCTAAATGCACAAAATTCAAAGAACGTGTATTTAGGTTGGATTGATGAATCGATTAAAAAATTATTTATAGCTTACAATATGAATGGTAATCTTATAGGTATGACATGTAAAATTCCAAATTATAGTTCTTCTACCAGTACTCATATATGTTCCCTTTGCAATCATGTAGGTAGCAACAATGAAGTAGCCTTTGTTTCATCTATATGTAGGACATCTAAAGGTAGATATAGATCAATAGGCTTTGATATATGTTTAGATAGTAAAAAATGTAATGATAGAATTGTAAATGTGGAGAAGCTTGAGAAAATCTTGAAAAATGTTAATAATAGAAAATGA
- a CDS encoding CD3324 family protein, whose translation MKYAKAQDVLPEKIVKIIQEYVDGKYLYVPRKKENHKAWGENSGIKNSLKIRNNEIYIKYIEGTTVDKLAQEYYLSEKSIRRIISQEKRL comes from the coding sequence ATGAAATATGCAAAAGCACAAGATGTGTTACCAGAGAAAATTGTTAAAATAATACAGGAATATGTAGATGGAAAATATCTTTATGTACCCAGAAAAAAAGAAAACCATAAGGCGTGGGGAGAAAATAGTGGTATAAAAAATAGTCTCAAGATAAGAAATAATGAGATTTATATAAAATATATTGAAGGTACTACTGTTGATAAATTAGCTCAAGAGTATTACCTATCAGAAAAGAGTATAAGAAGAATAATAAGTCAAGAAAAACGTCTGTAA